A region of the Variovorax sp. 54 genome:
CCAGACGACGACGCACGGGTCGGTACGCACCATGAAACTGTTTCCCACCGGCCATGCCACCCACCCGCAATGGCGCATGGCCGCCGGCCTCGTGCTGGCCCAATTGCGCGCGCAGATGGCGCTGCCTGACTACGCGTCGAACCCGACGCTCGGGCTGCTCTACATCACCGACCACTACGCGAGCGAGGCGCAGGAGATCCTCGATCACCTGAGCGGCGAGCTGCCCGAAGTGACCGACTGGTCGGGCACGGTCGGCATCGGCGTGTCGGCCAACAACGCCGAGTACTTTGACGAGCCCGGCCTGAGCCTGATGCTGTGCGCGCTGCCGAGCGACCAGTACCGCGTGTTCTCGGGCGTGGCGCCGCTGGGCAGCTCCGAAATGAGCGGCTTCGAGGCGCACACCGCGCTCGTGCACGCCGACCCCGCCACGCCCGACCTGGGCGAACTCATCGCCGAGATGGCGGGCCGCACCGACACCGGCTACCTGTTCGGCGGGCTCTCGTCCGGCCGCGGCGGGGCGCTCCAGTTCGCGGTCGGCGGCAACGGCAACATCCGCGGCCACGGCGCGGCGGGTGGTGTGTTCTCGGGCGGCCTGTCGGGCGTGGTGTTCGGCGAGGGCGTGCGGCTGGTGTCGCGCGTCACGCAAGGCTGCCAGCCGCTGCGCACCGGCGGCGCGCGCGAGCGCGAGATCACCGAGGCCGACGGCAACCTGCTGCTGTCGCTCGACGGCGAACCGGCGCTCGACGTGCTGCTGGCCGACCTGCAGGTGTCGCTCGACCGGCCGCAGGAAGCCATCGACGCCGTGCGCAACACGCTGGTCGGCCTGGCCGACGCGGGCAGCGACGGCCTGCGCCGCACCGGCGACTTGGGCGCCGACGTGCTGGTGCGCCACATCATCGGCCTCGATCCGACGCGGCGCGGCATCGCGATTGCCGACAACGCCGAGGCCGGCATGCGGCTGAGTTTCTGCCGCCGCAACGCGCAGGCGGCACGCGCCGACCTGATGCGCATCTGCGCCGAGATCCGCGAAGAGCTGGAGCCCGAAGAACAGACGCTGGCCACCGCGCGCGCCGTGGCGGCCGGCGAGGCGGAGGCCGCGCCGCATCCCGCGCGCCGCATCGCGGGCGCGGTGTACGTGAGCTGCTCGGGGCGCGGCGGTCCGCACTTCGGCGCACCGGGCGCCGAGCTGCAGATCGTGCGCCATGCGCTGGGCGACGTGCCGCTGGTCGGCTTCTTCGCCGCCGGCGAAATCGCACGCCACCACCTGTACGGCTACACCGGTGTGCTGACGGTGTTCACCGCGCCGGACTGAGGTCCGGCGCCGGTTGCGTTCAGGCCGGTTGCAACGCGCGCGGTGCGGGCGCCGGCATGCCGGCGAACGCGAAGTCGACCTCGGGTGCGAGCCCGCTCACGATGCGCGCGATCGACTTGCCCGAGCCGCAAGCGTGCGTCCAGCCGAGCGTGCCGTGGCCCGTGTTGAGGAACAGGTTCGGCAGCTTGGTCTTGCCGATCAGCGGCACGTTGCTCGGCGTGGCCGGGCGCAGGCCGGTCCAGAACTGCGCGCGCTCGGTGTCGCCGGCGCCGGGGAAGAGTTCTTCGACGCGCCGCACGATCGCTTCGCAGCGCACGCGGTTCAGGTCGCGGTCGTAGCCGTTGAGTTCGGCCGTGCCGGCGATGCGCAGGCGGTCGCCCGATTCGGACGTGTAGCGCGAGAACACCAGCTTGTATTCGTCGTCGGTGAGCGAGACCTGGTGCGCCTTCGATGCGTCCTTCACGGGCAGCGTCACCGAGTAGCCCTTGGCCGGGTAGATCGGCAGGCGAATGCCCAACGGCGCGGCGTACAGCGGGCTCAGCGAACCCATCGCGAGCACGAAGGCGTCGCCGCGGATGCGCTGGAAGCGGCCTTCGTTGTCGGTGGCTTCGATGTGGTCGATGCTGCCGCCGGCTTCGCGCAGCGCGGTCACGGTGTGGCTCATGAGGAACTTCACGCCGGCCGCTTCGGCCAGCTTCACGAGCTCGCGCGCGAAACGGTTGGCGTCGCCCGACTCGTCTTCGGCGGTGTACGTGGCGCCGGCGAGTTGCGGACGGATGTGGGCGAGGGCGGGTTCGATCTTGATGGCCTCGTCGGCCGAGATGACCAGGCGCTCGCAGCCCAGGGCGCGCATCTGCTCGGAGGGCTTGAGGGCGCCGTCGAATTCTTTCTGCGTCGTATAGAAGTGCAGGATGCCCTGCGTGCGCTGGTCATAGCTCAGGCCGGTGTCTCGACGCAATTGCTGCAACATTTCCCGGCTGTATGTACCGAGACGAACGATCTGTTCGATGTTGTGGCGGGTGCGCGCGGGGGTGCATTCGCGCAAAAACTGCAGGCCCCAGAGCCACTGGCGCATGTCGGCGCGGATGCGGAAGAGCAGCGGCGCATCTTCCTTGCCGAGCCATTGCAGCACCTTCAGCGGCGCGCTCGGATTGGCCCACGGTTCGGCATGGCTGACCGAGATCTGGCCGCCGTTGGCGAAGCTGGTTTCGGCGGCCGGGGTGGCCTGCCGATCGATCACGGTCACCTCGTGACCGAGTTGCTGGAGGTAATAGGCCGAAGTCACGCCGAGCAGGCCGGCGCCAAGAACGATCACACGCATTGCAAGTACCTTTGAGTTTGCAGCGCTTGAACGGCGGGCGTGGAGTGCTATTGAATGAATAGCAAGCAACCGGACGACCGCTGTCCAAGTTGCCGCTCCCCCTGTCCTCGGTACCTGAGAGATTCACCCTGCTGCACCCGCAGCGGGTTTGCTCCTTCGGTGCGCCACATGGCGTGGCGGCTCTCCAGACGGCTGTATCGATGAGTGCAGTACTGACCCCTTGCCGAAATTCCTTGGCGTTGCCTGGAATGTCGTCGGGCCGACCTGAGCGTTTATGGGAGTTTGCGCCTTCGGTAGGGCCTCCATGGAAGCCCGCTCTCCTGCAATTGCTGCCGATTGTAGGCGGGCCCCGCAA
Encoded here:
- a CDS encoding D-amino acid dehydrogenase, giving the protein MRVIVLGAGLLGVTSAYYLQQLGHEVTVIDRQATPAAETSFANGGQISVSHAEPWANPSAPLKVLQWLGKEDAPLLFRIRADMRQWLWGLQFLRECTPARTRHNIEQIVRLGTYSREMLQQLRRDTGLSYDQRTQGILHFYTTQKEFDGALKPSEQMRALGCERLVISADEAIKIEPALAHIRPQLAGATYTAEDESGDANRFARELVKLAEAAGVKFLMSHTVTALREAGGSIDHIEATDNEGRFQRIRGDAFVLAMGSLSPLYAAPLGIRLPIYPAKGYSVTLPVKDASKAHQVSLTDDEYKLVFSRYTSESGDRLRIAGTAELNGYDRDLNRVRCEAIVRRVEELFPGAGDTERAQFWTGLRPATPSNVPLIGKTKLPNLFLNTGHGTLGWTHACGSGKSIARIVSGLAPEVDFAFAGMPAPAPRALQPA
- a CDS encoding FIST signal transduction protein; amino-acid sequence: MKLFPTGHATHPQWRMAAGLVLAQLRAQMALPDYASNPTLGLLYITDHYASEAQEILDHLSGELPEVTDWSGTVGIGVSANNAEYFDEPGLSLMLCALPSDQYRVFSGVAPLGSSEMSGFEAHTALVHADPATPDLGELIAEMAGRTDTGYLFGGLSSGRGGALQFAVGGNGNIRGHGAAGGVFSGGLSGVVFGEGVRLVSRVTQGCQPLRTGGAREREITEADGNLLLSLDGEPALDVLLADLQVSLDRPQEAIDAVRNTLVGLADAGSDGLRRTGDLGADVLVRHIIGLDPTRRGIAIADNAEAGMRLSFCRRNAQAARADLMRICAEIREELEPEEQTLATARAVAAGEAEAAPHPARRIAGAVYVSCSGRGGPHFGAPGAELQIVRHALGDVPLVGFFAAGEIARHHLYGYTGVLTVFTAPD